The following proteins are encoded in a genomic region of Pseudorca crassidens isolate mPseCra1 chromosome 5, mPseCra1.hap1, whole genome shotgun sequence:
- the LOC137224528 gene encoding lysine-rich coiled-coil protein 1-like, with translation MKHSKTCDSFQDELEDYIKVQKARGLEPKTCFRKMREDYLETCGCKEEVDSRPRCRMFDQRLLCETVQTYRRPCSISQTVEKWLPQWLAAHGSRLRLDSLSCCQFTRDCFSGKPVPLNFSQQEYNCSSYSVESGVYRHLSSENSTSACQASYKQIHQKRKRLPEKGREKREEERPKHKRKKTCEEIDLDKYKSIQRNKTEVETVSTEKLKNRKEKKTQDVASKK, from the coding sequence ATGAAGCATTCAAAGACATGTGACTCTTTTCAAGATGAACTTGAAGATTACATCAAAGTGCAGAAAGCCAGAGGCTTAGAGCCAAAGACTTGTTTCAGAAAGATGAGAGAGGATTATTTGGAAACCTGTGGGTGCAAAGAAGAGGTTGATTCTAGACCCAGGTGTAGAATGTTTGATCAAAGACTCCTTTGTGAAACCGTCCAGACCTACCGAAGACCATGCAGTATTTCGCAAACAGTGGAAAAGTGGTTACCTCAGTGGCTAGCAGCTCATGGCAGCAGGCTGAGACTGGACTCCCTGAGCTGCTGTCAATTCACCAGGGACTGTTTCTCAGGAAAACCAGTACCCCTGAACTTTAGTCAGCAAGAGTATAACTGTAGCTCATACAGTGTAGAATCTGGAGTTTACAGGCACCTCTCCTCAGAAAACAGTACCAGTGCCTGTCAAGCTAGTTATAAACAGATacatcagaagagaaaaaggctCCCAGAGAAAGGCCGGGAAAAACGAGAGGAGGAGCGGCCCAAGCATAAGAGGAAGAAAACTTGTGAGGAAATAGATTTAGACAAATACAAGAGcatccaaagaaacaaaacagaggtGGAAACAGTCAGTACAGAAAAACTTAAGAAccgaaaggagaaaaaaacccaagatgTAGCCTCTAAGAAATAG